AAGCTGTTGTAACACCTGTGCGTgttcttctgtctctgctgatAGTAGATACTGTTTGGTGAGAGCagatatttattaatatttcccTTTCAAATGCTAATTAGCCTCCATACATATTCCATAGCTCCAGATGTAGATGATGTAAGGTAGAAGGTTTTTAATGGGGAGTGCAAAGCAGCAGAGGTCCACACAGCCCATCTCTGATAATGAATTCAATTATCCCACGATGCCCCAGATACAATACTTTGAACACTGCCGACTGTTTCTGCCTCACGTTTCCCACAGCCTCTGCAACAATCCCAAACTGAGTCAAGGCAAGAGATGAGAGCCGCGCTGGTTCTTCTCTGCCAGACATCCAGTCAGAGTAGCCTGAAGccgtaacacaaacacacacacacacacgcacacacacacacacacacgcacacacgcacgcacgcacacacacacacacacacacacacacacacacacacacacacacacacacacacacacacacacacacacacacacacacacacacacctaccgaggaggagcaggacagactGACTGCACTTACTCTTCTTCACATTCATTGCAACAGTGTGTTTGTCCGCCTCCATCCCAGACGCTTGGAATTGGACACCGTTCATTGAATTGTTCCTGTCAATATCTCGGCAAAGTGTGTTAAACACATATGCTCAGTTCAGCTCACATTTCTGAGCCGGCTTCTCTGCTCGCTTGCCTTGTAGTGTGATGTTAGATGCTcggataataaaaaaatatatatatttttaagctgaatttaactttaattaaataatcaAGTGTGTCGTTTGATTGGGTCAGTTATTGCAGATCCTGGATTCTGGTTTAGTAACATTTGTGTACATTAGTTGttatgtttgtgtgaccacagtgTGGTCAGTAAAAGCCATCACTGGATGCAACATGACGATCAGGGGTGAGGTTCAAGTTCCGGTTGGGGGAGAGCCTCAGTCTGTGAACAGACACCCAGGGAACGTAGCAGATGTGtgaagctgtgcagcagagcgGATTTTGGCGTCATTCACTTTACAGTCACTCAGTAACGTCACGTTGCGTTTGAAACCCCGGAATTGAATTAGTCCAAATTTTGGGATGTGCCGCTGGCATCTGAAACCGTGTAAAAGCAGCTGTTACTGTGACCGCTCACACATATAGCGTCCCACTACTTGATGCCCCACTCgtgatgtgtgcgtgtggtgaaCTACCTGCCAGGAGCTCGAGGGGATCTCCGCAAATTTGCCCAGTCCGCCGAAGGTGTAGCACCTGTACATGTGATCCAGGGACTCCGAACAGTGCCACAACAAGCCGAAGCTCACCGAGTCCTTGCTGTTGACGccgtggtgctggtgctgctggtgctggtggctgTTTCTCAGCTGGTCTTTGACAATCCAGGCTGGGgagatgaagctgaagctgcagacggCGACCAGTGCGGAGGAGAGCAGAACCCAGAAGCAGCCCACGCAGCTGAACATGGTGGCACCTCGGGGCAAAAAGCCCGTAGACGGACCCAGGTCGATCCCAAAccgggcttcttcttctttcctctcccGGCCCAGGAGCGAATGCATTtggagcgcgcgcgcgccttCAGGAGCAAGACTTCAAGTTGAGCCCCTGACCAGCACTACATCAGCAAATAAATCAGTGGAAATCCGCAGCGGCGGCGCGCGCCTCCAGAACATCTGGAGGAATGAAACACCAGCCAAAGGTTCAAAACACATCAGCGAGGGGACGGGCGGTGATTCAGTGAAGTCAAGTCATCTGGACATTTGGAAAAAACGGCCAAATCTGACCTACGAGATGTTTGTCACACCCAGAAGTGAGTGCGCAGTTTTCATCCCAGCGCAGGTGGCGCAGCAGTCTGATCATATCCCAGAGCCGCCGCGCTCCGTAGCTCCTCTCAACACACTTATGCAGCCCCTGAACGGACACCAGCGCACTTTACGTCTCAGAAGGGGTGCGTCTGGGCACAGTCAAGCTAGCGAAGGACACAAAAGCGCTACCGGATgcgaatttcaaaataaaatatcaagATTTACGCAGAAGCAGGTGTATCTTATTTGGCTTTTATGGGAAATAAGATCACATAGACCAAACTTACTAATGAGCTGCACGTCCAGAGCTTGAAAAACTGAAAGTACACTATTCACTGTATACGTGCATGATTTGGAAAGTCCTTAGGGTATAATTAAAAGGAGTACACCTTCATTAGAAACCTGTGGAAAAGGCGTTGTTGTCCATACTTTTAATCTGACAGCACAAAGCACATTTCCGGGCTTTTACATACCTTCCACTGAACTTGCCAGAAAAGGCGTGTGACCGCAGGTATCCATAGAAATGTACCTTGCACTTTTAACGTGCACTGATTTGAAACCACACAACAGCTTTTGTGTGTAAATCAACATGCAAAAGATTGTAATAATGCAATAACGGTTAAACTGCTGCATACGTTTCAGTACCAAATACACAGACTGTATAGTGaagtctaaataaataataataactaaagTATGTGCGTATTTGTTACGCCAACGTCTCAGCCAATCAGCGCGCAGGACATGGACCTCGTTAGTACTGGGGTGGGCGTTGCCACCGCACGTGCATGTAGCACAGTAGACTGTTAATGCTACACATGCTTAGAGTTGTTAGGTTGGCATGCATTCATAACACGCTATATCATCATTATACCACACGTATCCCTACATATTGTGATTGGTCTGTAAgtaattaaaggttttcttattcttattcttcttatttaATGTAGGCGACATTTGATCGATGGCTTGGACTCCATTTTATAGTTTGAGGATGTTCCTGGACCTAGACGTCTATGTGAGGAGGTGACCCAgtgttaaaaaatataaatagttATTGTCAAGTAAGAATAAATGTACTTTATGGTCTCTTGCGTTTATTTAACATAGCAGTACATACAACACTGCCCCCTCCTGGTCCAAAACAGGCAACAGTCAATAAAGTTAGTGGCACTGGACTCGCCAGTCTCGCCACatggtaaaataataaaatcggtttaataaagctaataaatagaaatcagtctgtgtgtaaacatAAGCTAAAAGTTTAAAACATAACAGCCTGCAATAggtcaaaagaaaacaaagagcagtCAAAACcatttttataatatatgtatttaaatcaaacacaattaaatatattatagATTAAGTACACATACATGTCAGAAAACATTAGTGGTACATAGTACCAAGAGTCTTTCCTGGTTCTTTTCCACATCTTGATAAGGCTGAacataaagtaaattaaaaaaaaaaaaaagttgaatccAATGAATACATTTTCCAGTTGAACAGTCTGGTTATCATGTGTTTCAATGCGGTCACCATAAAAAAAGTCTATTTTTAATATATGGGATAAACCAgaaatctacacacacacatatatatttatatatatttatatatgatgGAGTTCTCCAACACAACTGAAGCACTTCAGTTCATTAGGGAGTATTTCTTCTAGGCTCTGTGAAGGTGCCAGGAGGTTCACACAGAAGGTCAGACAGTCCGAGACCTGAATGAGCTCCTCCTATATTTCACGGTCACATTTCCACGTGTTCTACAGTACGTAAACAGCCAAGATAGACAGCTCACATGAGTGAACAGCAAACTAAACAACTCCAGGCAGGTTGAGGGAAGCGTATGTGGAAAAACGCACAACTTTCCAAACCTCGGGCTCTCATCTGCTTTACCCTTAAGTATCTGACTCTAGGAAAGTATTTAATCTAAAAACAAGGAATGTTATAAAAAGGTGTGGGAGTCATGTCATGAGGATAGTTCAgtctttgttgtgttgtgtctgagaTCAGACAGTAGTTCTGATAAACGCTGGTTCTCCGTGTCGGCTTTCTTCAAGCATCACGTTCACCGTTTCCTCAGGAGTGACTGCCCATCGATTCAAGCACTTGTCTTTGTTTTACCTTTGGTGACTACACATGCGCCTTTATAGTGTTATGGAGTTTAAGGTCTGGAACACGGATGCACTTCAAGTTTTCCATTAGTCCATGCGTaaacagtcactcacccacgcCGACATGTACACACATTGATGAGGTGACAAAACGCCTTCTTTGTTCTCGGTTAACGTAGATCATTGCAGGGTGAACCATGTATACAGTTTGTCACTGGTGTGTTCACTGTCTTCAGGGAGTAACAGTCCTTTGGTTCCTCAGTGGGGTCATAGCTGAATAAACAAAAGGATACACTTAGAAAAGAACAATCATCCCGCAGTAACCAGACTGGACGGGGTTGTGTACCTTAGTGGACTTGCCGGGGCTGTCGTGACCTGACTGATGGACAACATCGTTGACAATCATCTTGGCGATCTGCCATGCCATCTCCTCCTGAGCCTTGTTAGCAAGAGTCACAAGACAAGAATATCAATAAAACTAGGCACAGATTCTGTTTTTTGCTCTTGACGTGACATTGTAACATGACTTCAAATGCATGCCACTGAATTATTTAGAGCTATTTAACTTGCTGCCACACCTCATCTGAGTTGCCTTGGACCCATTTCTTCATGGCTTGAGAAAACATGGAACCTAAATGAGAAGAGGCTGCGTAAGACTAACATTGGCACAACCAACTCTAACTGAGTGAAAAGAAGTCACTGCTTCTCAGTAAACCATAATTCTGATCTGTGATATTGTTCGCTCTATTGAGTAGCAGAGGCTGTGTTTATGTGGATATTTTTCAGAGCACATATAAATGAGACTACatgtgacagacacagagaaagtaGAGTGTGTCATGCCTTTGGATTTCTTCACATCCGGCTCAGGTTCTGCCTCTCTGATAAACTGGCCCAGCTCATTCACCTTCCCGAACGTCATCTTTCTGTAGAGCCAAGAGAAAGGAGGTGGATGAAGAGAGCAGTGAAAGCAAATGAGACAAACCCGAGCCTCTTACAGAGAAAATATTCAAACCGTGATGTCTGCATTTATCCACTCCATGCCATCAATCAgactgcagaaacacagatgcagCGTTGTCTTTTCAATAAGGCTGCTCTCTTGAATTATTTTAAAGCACAcccataaaacatttacagctaTGTCGATAAACCCAAACTGGAGACACGCACTGAGCTTGGGCAATCGAAAGAACATAAaagactgaaacacaaacaaaacactaaaCCTGTAAGATGTGAACTTTATGACATGATCTAAAATATAGATTCAGCTAACGTGCATCAAGATGGCAGTTACATAATTGGTATATAGCCTTTTACTGTTTGCAAACAGTGATGTTGGTGAGTTGCGTGGATCACATTAATGTAAGTATTATTTAACACTGTTGACTAGCTAGTGATGGGTTTATTCATCAGTTATGCATTAGTGGTTGCAGTTGTAGAAAGAACAAAAGACTTTTTTATCTTGTCTCGTTCGTAAGCATGTTAAATGGAATAACTGCTATTCTGACAAGCATAATCACATAAAGCTCACCCAGCATACGGTCGCTGGTACAGGGTCTCAGGGTCCAGGCTGGCAACATCCACTGTAATTGCCTCGTCAAAGTTTTTCAGGATCTTGATTGCTGCCTTTTTGGCACTTTGCTGCAATGGAGACACAAAACTTGGTAAGACAAGTGAGCAACAAAAATTATTATGACCGTATGGTATTAACAAACATGTCTTCATTCATTATGTAATGAGCAGATTTAAATGTCAGGGGACAGTGGATCATCAATCTgaaggtgggagggggggttaaAAATAGGGATCACCTGAGTCTGAGCGGCCTCGCTGGCATTAGAGCTCGAGCGGTCGGTGTCCACTGATCCACTCTGACTGGTGACATTCACAAACTCATCCGCCCGCACAGAGTTGATGAGGTCACTCAGGTATTTGTAGTAAAGGTTGCTGGACAGAAAGCCTGGCATGTAGACCTAAACGAATGTAAAGACTCTGTTAGAAAACAATGAGTTTCCTGATAAGTTTATAGCGACAAGACAAAGTTCAGTTTTTACTCACTAACTTTATATTTGTGCATTAGTCAGTAGTGTAATGAGACAAAGTGTACATGACCAACACAAGACCATTCTCTTTTAAAACCCAAGCTAACAGTTCAAGTAATGAATGAAAGGCATCATTTCTATATTGTAGTGTTTCCATATCTTAAGAAACATTAGAAGTTCTGACTTTTTCCATAGTTGTCCAGGCTTGCTGAAGTGGAGTGGTGAAACAGTCAGGGAGGGGTCCTCCCTCTCGGCAGATGTTCGACTCGATCTCCATCCGCACCGAGTCGCCAAAGCCCAGAGGGTTGGTAGCCTGGAGTGAAAAATACctacagagaaaacagagagatgagatgagaacACTTTTATCTGGTTTAGTCACTTAGTAGGAGAATGTTCTTCTCTTTAAAAGCCCTATTATCTCTTGCACAATTAAGTGAGGCCATTTTACTCTGTGTTAGTGTGATTATACAGAGAAAAGCTGGAACTAAATAGCTCAGCAGATTAATATTAAAGACAATTTTACTATCAATAAACTGAATAATCATTTAATTAAACCAAAATGCAACCAAAGCAAGGAGAGTAGACCTACTTGTCGTAAAGGATCATGGCATCATTTTGAGCCTCTTGGCCGTCGTACTGGCCTTTTTTGGCTGCTAACTGATTCTGGAAGTTGTCTGCCGCAAGCCAGAACTGCAGTACATTCATCGCCTCCTCTTTTTccatgtactgtaaaaaaaattaaagagaATCATTAAACCCAAAGGTTCTgtgttctctcacagcatcctTCTCTCgtgtacacaaacacagcacctaCAGATTAGTCCTCACATAATTAATTGGCGCCTGTGAAGTATATGAATATGTCGATAGGTTAGGACGTTGTAAAAAGAACATTTACAACATTGATATTGATTGTAAGCTTGGTTTTTACTGCTGCCTAGGACAGAAAAAATAACTATCAGAGCTATTTTCTAATAGTAGATAGAACAAGTGAACAGGAACAGGCAGCAAAAAAGGTTTAATGCCATCCGTCTATAAATGTGTCTGCGATGAGCCTCTCACAAGCCCAAACAACCTGCAGTGCTCACCTCAGAGAAGTAGAAGAGAGCCGACTCACAGAACAGGATGTCAGCCAGGAACACAGAGCCACTGGTCAACACTTCAATCTGGTATTTACAGAAATGATGGCTCCGCAGGAACTCGCTAAAGTGCCTGCAAATGAAAGGGCAGGAGCAAGAtgaatgcagctgctgctgtggagaggTAGGTAATTGGTGAGAAACACACGGTGCACTTCAATCTTAATGTCAAAAAGAGTAGATGAGGAATCCAActaaatgtgaatgaatgaatgaatgaatatgatAATTATTTCAGACTCACTGTAGCTCCAAGATGGTGAATACCACCCACTGTGCGATGACAAAGCAGTTTGGGTCCACCATGCCGTCCTCCCCACATATTTTAGCTAGAGTGGAATGGTATTCATGGAGGAGTTTAGAGCTTCATTACTGAAAACACTTGCTTAATATTAAAATTAGTTTAATGTCAACTGTATCTTACCAACAATGTCGTTTCTGATCTGCTCTGTGATAGGGATGGGCCTCACAGCATCTGGAGAGATGTACTTTGTAAAGATGACAACAGCATCTTTCTCTATACCTGCAAAATAAGTGACCAACCAGCTGATCATAAAGAGAGGCTGCATAATATAGTGATATCATTGCCCATCTAACTTAATCAAGAGCAGGTTCGCAAGTACAAAGCGGGCTTACTTTTCATGAGTTTGTCTGAGAGGTCTCGCAGGGTGCTGTTTGCCTGCCCCTTGTAGGGGGTCCCTGTCCGGGAGGGTGCCTGCTTGCTGGGGGTTTCTGCTCGAGGCGTGCCAGGTCTCAAGCCCGCTTCTGTAGCAGAGTCTCGCCGCTCTGACGGCTGTGCAGGTCCTTCGTTGCTACTGTCCCGGGAGAGGACGCTGGGTTTGTGAGAGGCTGTCTCCGGAAGCTCCAAGCCATCTGGAGACGAAGGGACGGGCTCGGCCAGTGCGCTGTGTTTGACGGAGTTCAGACTGTGAGCTCTGACGCGAGACCAGCTGGTGGCGCGAAAACTCTCAGCCTCTAACCAGAACCGAACCAGGTGGTCAGCGGCCCGGAGTTCCATAAAATGCATGTAGTGGGGAATAGCCACGTTGTCCCGAAGGACTTGGTCCACAGTCTTAGAAAGCCGAGAGCGGGTCTCCTGGGGCTGGTAGTTCACGCTGGAATGACCTGGATAATAAGGAACATcatcaatgtttttttctgtttccagtAGAAGTTGATCAAAATGCAACAATGCATTATTAGTTATTGTTCCATAGAGTTGATGCAATATGATACATTATTGCACTACCCATGTGATACTTTACAAGCCTGCATATAAGAAATGCAGTCAAGCTTATGCTTCAGCAGACATGTTTCATTATGGCACCGTTGGTAAAAATCCTCGCTCCTCACAAAACAATGCTCTTGTGCATATTTGaagtattttaatttaatatctGAAAGAGCAGtacaatttttattattcacTGCTTTCGTCTTTTCAACTAGAAGGAAGATGAAGTGTGCAGTCCATTCATGGAAGATGAAAGATAAAAAGAGGATTTTTTTGTGCCCCGTGTTCAAATTTTAAGTGACAATGTGGCCCAAGCTGGAGGCTGACGTGAGCGGAAATCAAACTCCTGGATATTTGCTTGTGTAGCCCTTTGAAATTGCGGCTCTATATCTGGCTGTAGGCGGTTTCAGTCCATGCAATTTCACAGATGCTTTACCCCAGACAAACTCTGCAGACCCGCACGTCAACAGCATTGCTCTGCCCTGTCATTCACCTGTGTATGAAGCGGCCAGCAATGACAGCGGCCCTTAAACGACCGCAGACAGTCTCCACCAAAAAAGTTACTCTATAGgtgtatttttatttgacacacacactcactcacactcacgcacacgcacacgcgcacacacacataggatAATGACTGAGAGCATCAGCAGTAGCTCATCTGCAGTATGGGCTAAGGTTTAGTGCTTTCGAGTGGTGCTACATTACTCCTGTGAGGTGCTTATCAGTCATTCTCCTCAAAGTTTATAAGATCAAGTCAAGGCCAACTAAACATTGGAAAGTATTCCAATTAAAAACTACCAGGGTACCTTTTGCATGTGGATATCAAATGcgtcttttttctttctatcaTTTTAGCAAAGCAAGCAAAATAGCTTTTAACCCAAAAGGTGTAtacattttgtttcttcctaGGACTCTTCTGAAAACAGGAGTCAGTctggattaaaaaaaaggattacCTAACTTCCTTGTGTTAATACATAATAAGCGTAGTAATACTATGGTGTCCATTAAGTCTATTTCAGGTTCTGTTGTTTGGGCTGCACCACAGGTTTCTCCACCCGACACGCCCCAGCTGTTTTCTGAGCTGATTGTCTGCACACTTCCTGCCGTTGCGGTTAGTCAAAATGCCAGGGAAACATCATAGTGCCCGGCATTCACATGTATGATAAAATGCGTACTTCCAGTATATGGGAGGACCTGTTTGTTTACTACACAAGCTCGTGAGAAGCTTGTAAGAGCAGTTTCACAATGACGGACTGTGGAATGTTTGGGTTGACTGTTTCatagtcacacacactgtggctaCAGATAATCACTACAAACCTTATGAAGTTTGTTATAAGATTTATAAGTTTGATTAAGTTTAGGCTTCTAATGCAAATGAACATGTGAACCATCAAAAGAATAAAGTCAAACACGTTAATATAGAAACATTTTCTGTACCAAGATCGCCAAAGTGTGCAGCCTCCATGTGGCTCGGCTGCTTCTTGAGGATAGCAGTGCGACCGCGGGCGAAAGAGTCCATGTTGGCAGAGATGGCATTGATGGCCACATGGCTCggtcctgcagcttcctggatGGCATGGTGGTTCCTCAGGCCTGCTGATGGAGACTGAGGACTGACCGAAGCTGCGAGGGGAAAatggaggggagaaaaaaaaagggtttGAGAAGCataaacacagcacaaacatcTGCGTGACTAAATGAAAGGGCCTTTGAAAGAGCTCACAGTTAGTGTTCAGAGGCCTCAGGGTGAGAGGGATGTTTGACAAGACTGTGAGTGACTCTATGCTTGCACGTGTTTAACTCGCTAGCTAGAGGTCACCGTCTTGGTCCTTGTGACAATATAAGCAGCAATGTTTAAACAGTATGAGACAACTTGAGTAAACAGCTATTAAACAGGGTTACTCTCGGTTCTGCCagcacacacaaatgcaatgTGACACTTTAATATCCACACGGGGTAGTATCAACTCACCTCGGTTAACTTTAGCATCAGTCACTCTCTCAGGTTCTTTGCTTTTGGCTGCGGGATGAAAAAGGAGAGTTGGATCTTAACCAGAGAAggataaatacaataaaaagccAGGACAACAAGCTTGTATTTAACATAATCACGAAGAGGTTAAAAAGGTTAGTGTGGGTGGAAAGACTGCAAAACCCTGATGTATTAAATTACATAATGACAATGTGAAAACCgatacagcaaaaaaaaaaaaaaaagcgaacCACCACACTTTGCAAACAGTTTATCTCTGTGAACAGGGAAGCTGTGTTCTGATGAGTAAAAGCTTACTATACAATAAGAATGACAGGAAGTTCTTGGAACTAAGAATCCTTTCTAGGACTTGTTATATTGGTCTGTCAACACTAGGACACCCCAGCATTCTGAAGATAGAAACACATGCATGGTTTATAAATGAGTGAGGGAATTTTAATTAGCAGCCTGGCCTGATGTAAAATTATTTATCGCCACGAATATCTAAGGTCTTGCCCAAGCTCTGCAACTAATGACCAGAAAAGGTGAGGATAAACTCTATCTAGTGGCAGGCAGTGTGACTCACCATTTATATGCTGAGATCAGGCTGGCAATTACAGCCAGTGACATTACAAAGTGGACCGGGAGGAACGTGCAAATGGTGCAGATAACATTCTTTCAGTGAGACATTTTGAACAGGGCCTTTTGCAAATGCAAGTGTGAGCCAAGAGTCAAAAGCTGGAGAGCTGTCTATCACAGAAAGCAAAATGACTGCAACAACTTCTAGTTTAATGGAATGAAACATTCTACAATTAACATCAGATATTACTGCTTTTGGAAAATCCTCAGCTAGCTCCAGTCAATGTTAATActttaaagaaacaaaatattTTCTTGGGTTATTATGAGAACACTGGAAGCTTACAAGCTATTCATTTCAATCGTGCCTTCCTCAAAGAACACGCTTCCTGTCAGTTGAAATGGTCCTTTAAAATGAGGAAATATCAGAGAACTTGTTATTATAGACACCTGCTGCGTCAGCTGCTTTCATCACTGGGGCTAAGGACGACAAACACATTCTTTTCCTTTTGAAGATTGAAGTTACTGTGATTTGCTAAACACACAAATCGGCTGCAGTTAAAATAGATTTCAGAATTCCCTTTCTTCTATTCAATCTATTAACATTTGGCTACTTTATGCTGTATTAGTAGTGAGAAAGTCCAGTCCAGGTCCGAAAAGAACTGTGTAGGGTGTAAATGTACTACTTTGTCTTTGACTATGCTCCATTATCATTTCAGATATGTTACCTTTATGCAGGAAATAAGGTTGTTTTGTTGCAAGTTATTTGAGACACTGGGAGGAAACTACAGAGCTCAGACGGTGCGGTTTAAGTTGGTTACTTAACAAACCATCAAATGACTGAAATGAAAGGAGGATAACAACATGTACAGCCCGTATTTAACCTTATCTACGTGCATCTCCATCGGCTTTAGCACCAGAGCGCTTGTTTAGAATGAAATAAGGACTTACACTAAaaaatatttcctgttttattctactTAACTTCCTATTTTGTTAGTCAGCCTTGAATACAAGCTCCCATGTTCCTAACTAGCACTGCTAGCAGACAGCTCCGGCTATTTTAGCTTCTACATCCACTGCCTGTAAACGTATCACGagaaaaaaatccaaacaatTCCTGGCAACACAACTCTACTTTGATTTAGTGTcagttgtcattttttttagctttttttaaaatatgctATTCGTGTGAAAATATTAGGCTAGCACCTACACGTCAGCTAGCACAGCTCGGCTTGTGCCCACTTCCATAGTGACAGAAAGCGGAGCTAATAGTGGGACAGTAAAACCCAGAAGCGGGATTTTATTTGTACACAAGCAGAGGGATGATGAATGAAGTGACGCTGCGGCGGTTAAATGAAAAGCCACGGGGGATAAGGTGTCAGGGAGGCAGAGGCCACCGCTAAGCTAACCA
This Betta splendens chromosome 14, fBetSpl5.4, whole genome shotgun sequence DNA region includes the following protein-coding sequences:
- the LOC114869222 gene encoding LHFPL tetraspan subfamily member 7 protein isoform X3; protein product: MHSLLGRERKEEEARFGIDLGPSTGFLPRGATMFSCVGCFWVLLSSALVAVCSFSFISPAWIVKDQLRNSHQHQQHQHHGVNSKDSVSFGLLWHCSESLDHMYRCYTFGGLGKFAEIPSSSWQTSAVLCSGGCALLAVSSLLAIITIFLPSGGCERRICTLAGYMQMAAVFIMAAGLLVYPFGLNSSLVRSFCGDSDIYCAGDCQIGWGYMLAIVGVMLTVFLPFFAKYAPKEQLSPTPLPTLL
- the LOC114869222 gene encoding uncharacterized protein LOC114869222 isoform X5; translation: MHSLLGRERKEEEARFGIDLGPSTGFLPRGATMFSCVGCFWVLLSSALVAVCSFSFISPAWIVKDQLRNSHQHQQHQHHGVNSKDSVSFGLLWHCSESLDHMYRCYTFGGLGKFAEIPSSSWQCSRMSPPICGLSPRPKWTLHPLVRPVQCCVREAVLCWPSAPCWPSSPSSCPAEDASGGSAPWLDTCRWLQLLILQISTHEKR
- the akap10 gene encoding A-kinase anchor protein 10, mitochondrial — encoded protein: MSFFKRKAKSKEPERVTDAKVNRASVSPQSPSAGLRNHHAIQEAAGPSHVAINAISANMDSFARGRTAILKKQPSHMEAAHFGDLGHSSVNYQPQETRSRLSKTVDQVLRDNVAIPHYMHFMELRAADHLVRFWLEAESFRATSWSRVRAHSLNSVKHSALAEPVPSSPDGLELPETASHKPSVLSRDSSNEGPAQPSERRDSATEAGLRPGTPRAETPSKQAPSRTGTPYKGQANSTLRDLSDKLMKSIEKDAVVIFTKYISPDAVRPIPITEQIRNDIVAKICGEDGMVDPNCFVIAQWVVFTILELQHFSEFLRSHHFCKYQIEVLTSGSVFLADILFCESALFYFSEYMEKEEAMNVLQFWLAADNFQNQLAAKKGQYDGQEAQNDAMILYDKYFSLQATNPLGFGDSVRMEIESNICREGGPLPDCFTTPLQQAWTTMEKVYMPGFLSSNLYYKYLSDLINSVRADEFVNVTSQSGSVDTDRSSSNASEAAQTQQSAKKAAIKILKNFDEAITVDVASLDPETLYQRPYAGKMTFGKVNELGQFIREAEPEPDVKKSKGSMFSQAMKKWVQGNSDEAQEEMAWQIAKMIVNDVVHQSGHDSPGKSTKL
- the LOC114869222 gene encoding uncharacterized protein LOC114869222 isoform X4 encodes the protein MHSLLGRERKEEEARFGIDLGPSTGFLPRGATMFSCVGCFWVLLSSALVAVCSFSFISPAWIVKDQLRNSHQHQQHQHHGVNSKDSVSFGLLWHCSESLDHMYRCYTFGGLGKFAEIPSSSWQCSRMSPPICGLSPRPKWTLHPLVRPVQCCVREAVLCWPSAPCWPSSPSSCPAEDASGGSAPWLDTCRWLQTDDATARRELSRSAPTVGEPPFPYWI